Proteins co-encoded in one Desulfitobacterium hafniense DCB-2 genomic window:
- a CDS encoding helix-turn-helix domain-containing protein translates to MSVQTIEAMAKWVEDNIAKNPTLTEMSAYVGYSPYYCSAKFHEHIGMTYKQFLARCRLKAAAGDLANTNDKITEIAFRYGYSSSESLTRAFVAAFKCSPSQFRKSSPDIPVSEG, encoded by the coding sequence ATGTCTGTGCAGACAATCGAAGCAATGGCCAAATGGGTGGAGGATAATATCGCCAAGAATCCAACCTTGACAGAAATGTCGGCATATGTGGGCTATTCCCCCTATTATTGTTCGGCGAAGTTTCACGAACATATCGGCATGACCTATAAGCAATTTCTGGCCCGGTGCAGGCTTAAGGCCGCCGCTGGTGATTTGGCCAATACCAATGATAAAATAACGGAAATTGCCTTTCGGTATGGTTATTCCTCATCCGAATCATTGACAAGAGCCTTTGTAGCCGCATTCAAATGTTCTCCGAGCCAATTCCGCAAATCTTCGCCGGATATACCGGTTTCAGAGGGATAA
- the spo0A gene encoding sporulation transcription factor Spo0A, giving the protein MQKPIRVLLADDNREFVEVLKEYIVRQPDMQLVGIAYHGNEALDLIYREQPDLVILDIIMPHLDGLGVLEKLQDDIKKPRVIILTAFGQENMTQRAVQLGADYFILKPFDLETLGKRIRQLQGLIPLVKYESPGNGAATASPIAATSSSSALGANTRNLEVEVTRMIHQMGVPAHVKGYQYLRDAIVCVVQEVSLLGAVTKELYPMIAEKYNTTPSRVERAIRHAIELAWDRGNIEFMNRFFGYTINVDRGKPTNSEFIAMVADKLRMAKML; this is encoded by the coding sequence ATGCAAAAACCCATCAGAGTTTTATTAGCCGATGATAATCGGGAGTTTGTTGAGGTTTTAAAGGAGTATATTGTACGCCAGCCGGATATGCAACTGGTAGGAATTGCCTACCATGGTAACGAAGCCTTAGACCTGATTTACCGTGAGCAGCCTGACTTGGTGATCCTGGATATAATCATGCCCCATTTGGATGGTCTGGGAGTCTTGGAAAAACTCCAGGATGATATTAAGAAACCTCGCGTGATTATACTTACTGCTTTTGGGCAGGAAAATATGACGCAAAGAGCTGTTCAACTGGGAGCAGATTATTTTATTCTCAAACCCTTTGACCTGGAAACATTAGGCAAAAGAATCCGCCAACTGCAGGGACTTATTCCTTTAGTAAAATATGAGAGTCCGGGAAATGGTGCAGCAACCGCCTCCCCCATTGCAGCGACCTCCTCTTCTTCGGCCCTTGGTGCGAATACACGCAATCTCGAAGTTGAAGTAACCCGTATGATCCATCAGATGGGTGTTCCCGCTCATGTTAAAGGATATCAATATTTAAGAGACGCAATCGTCTGTGTGGTTCAGGAGGTATCACTCCTGGGAGCTGTGACGAAAGAACTGTATCCCATGATTGCGGAAAAGTACAATACCACTCCCAGCCGGGTGGAGCGGGCCATCCGCCATGCTATTGAGCTGGCTTGGGACCGTGGCAATATCGAATTTATGAATCGCTTTTTCGGCTATACCATCAATGTGGACAGGGGTAAACCCACCAATTCTGAATTCATCGCCATGGTGGCGGATAAATTAAGAATGGCGAAAATGCTGTAA